In the genome of Bdellovibrionales bacterium, the window GCCGATGGGATTTAATTTAAAAGGGAGCTCGGTTCCCACCGTGGCCACATTTCCCTTCTCTAAAATCTGAACGATCTCTTTTCGAAGAAGTTCCTTAAGTCCATCAGCGTTCAATTCGCCCCCGGCATTCGCTTCGAGTTTGGAAAAGAGTCTTTGCACCGTTTTAGGACCCAAATCGCTGGTGTAGAGGACTTCTTCGATAAATTCGAGCTGATTTCGATCGAGTTTTTGGGAAGACATATTCGAGGAGATTCGTCCCCAGAAACTTTGGCGCGTATTCGTGAGGGCTTCATTTAAACTCTTAAGGCGAGGCTTTTCCTGAACTGTTTCTTTTTTGGCTTCGACCGCCTTTTGTAGGGCTTCGAGCTCTTGCTGAGCCTTGGTCTTTTTGGCGGGCGCTTTGCCCTTGAAGAGAAAATTATAGACAAAAAATAGGGATATCGCGGCGGCAGAACCGCCACCGATCATAACTTCGGGTGTGAGTAGTAATTCAAACATGTGCTCTTATAAGAGCAAAAGGCCGATTAAACAAGTTCAGCTTGTGCCGCTTCATTCAAATGCGAAGCTAAATCCACAGAAACCATCTTGGAGACGCCCTTTTCCTCCTGCGTTACACCATAGAGCTTCTCAGCCACTTCCATAGTGTACTTATTGTGAGTGACCACAATAATTTGACTGCGCTTCGCCATTTCTTTAACGAGTTCGTTAAAGCGCATGACGTTGGCATCATCCAGAGGAGCATCCACCTCATCCAGTAAGCAATAAGGAGATGGCTTCACAAGGAAGATCGAGAAAATCAAGGAGACCGCAGTCAGTGCCTTTTCCCCTCCCGAGAGGAGAGTTACACTTTGTGCTTTTTTGCCCGGAGGTCGAGAAACGATGTCGATTCCCATTTCGCCTTTTTCTGGATCTTCGATCAAGATCAGGCGCGCTTCTCCCCCACCAAAGAGGACTGGGAAAACCTTTTGGAAACGATCATTGACCGCTTCGAATGTTTCTTTAAAGCGTTTTGAGCAAATTCGATTAATACGATCGATCACCTTACGCAATTGATCTTTGGCATCCACGAGATCGGTGTACTGTTTGCTTAAGAACTCGTAACGGCCAGAAATCTCGTCGTACTCTTCAATGGCCGACAGATTCACTTCGCCAATGCGTGCGATCTTTTCTTTGTAATCTTTGAGTTCCTCGGCCGCCGTCGAAGGATCTCCTTCACGATTTAAATGCTGAGTATAAACTTCGGAAAGCTCTTTTTGATAGCGCTCGCGGATCTGCTCCGTGAGGTTGCTTTCCTTCATTTTGGCTTGTTGTAATTGCAACTGAGCTTCGTTCATGGTCGCTTGCAGTTGGTTTTTAACAGCCATCTGCTCGGACAGTTGCTCTTGGCGCTCCACGAGCTCGGTGTGCTTTTGTTCGTATTCATCACGAAGACGAGCCACGACCTCTTCGTCATCTTTTACGCGACGAATAGAGACTTCGAGCTCTAAGCGTTTTTCTTCAAGAAGAATTTGATTTTGAGAAACGAACTCGATGCTACGCTGAGTTTCCTCAGACATGCGACTAATGCGGCTTTCGACTTCATCTAAAGACGCCTTAAGCATGTCGTATTCCCGCTGGAAGCCCTCTTTTTCCTGAGTTTTCTTCGCGACGTCGATTTGTAAATGAGTGACTGTATCTTGCAAAGAACCTACGCCCGCTTTGGCCGCCTCTAAATCCACGGTCAACTTTTGCGAACGCTCCTCGAGTGACATCTTCTTTTCGCGAAGCTCTTCAAGATGATTCTGAAGAGTGACATACTCTTCACTCTTCTCGGATAGCTTTTGGACAACTTTTTCAACTTCAGACTGCTGGCGATCGATGGCTGTTGCGGCATTCTTCACTTCCACTTCAGCGCGGTCTAATTCGCTCTTAAGTTTAGCGACGGCGATCTCTTTTTCCGTCTGATCTTTTTGCGCTTGTTCTAAGTCCTCGGTCATCTTCTTTAACGTCGACTCGGTTTTCTTATGGGTCATTTGCGCAAGAGCTAGTTTACTGGCCCATTCGTCTTTCGATAATTTTAATTCTTTAATTTCGCGCTGGCGTTTTAAAACTCCAGAAGAGGCATCCTCAGGAGCTCCTCCAGAGATCATTCCGTCGGCCGTGGCCACATCGCCATCGGTACTCACAAAAGTCCAACCTGGATTTTGTTTGATCAGTTCTACCGCATCCACCAACGACTCGACGACAGCGACGCGATCTAAAATGCGACCAATCACCTCTTGGTGTTTTGCCGGAACAGAGACGATATCTTTGAGTAGCGCTTTCACGCGATCATCCGCACGAAGAGGCTCAAGTTTTTCCGAAGCTACGGCTTGGAGGGCGTCGGCGGAGTAAAAGCTCGAACGACCATTTTTATTATCTTTAAGATAAGAAACCGCATCCACCGCCGAGTTGGTATTGGAGCTTAAAATCATTTGTAAGCGCGGACCTAAAGCCGCTTCCATCGCCAATTCGTACTCTTTAGGAACTTCGACGATCTCGGAGATCGGCACGTAGCTCTGTTGAGCCTCGCGCTCCGCATCGGTCATCGGCTCCAAACGTTGTCTCTGCCAAAGCATGACGGATTTAACACCATCTTGGAAACCTTCGAAGTTATTCTGAAGATCTTCCAAACCGTAAAGGCGAGAAGTGACTTCGTTGAGGCGATCTTTATATTCATTCAATTCATTGGTTTTGTTTTCGAGGTCCGCCGCTAAGTGAACGCGGTTCGCGCTCAAAGCTTCCACATCGGCCACGACAGACAATTGCAGTTGACGTTCTTTTTCGAAAGCTTCGGAAACCGTTTTATAATTCTTTTGAATGGCCGAGCTCTGATTTTCAAGTTGTTCGAGGATATTTTTAACTTCCAACTCTTGCTCGCGCAATCCTTGAAGATTCTCTTCCATGCTCAATGACCGCGCCGACATCGACGTCTCTGCTTGCATCACCGTCAA includes:
- the smc gene encoding chromosome segregation protein SMC; this encodes MRIKKLELVGFKSFKDKTVIHFDAGITGIVGPNGCGKSNIVDALVWVMGEMSAKHLRGSSMEDVIFAGAEGYAPMGLCEVSLTLENDGGPFPVKYLNHSEIMITRRLHRSGESEYLINKEVARLRDIQEVFMDTGAGSKGFSIIEQGAIGRIVTAKPEERRTLIEEAAGITKFKARKRESQRKLEATENNLVRLQDIIGELKRQLESLQRQAQRAERYRRLKQDIEALEMWLAAIEFNSLKEKTEAAEALYNSARDRDLASSTHSTTLEAEVQTFKADVAEFERQIQIKQQTLKEHSDSLRDKEKTIQELQFEIEQARRSKEMTGSLASESTTRRDLLNRDIQEVAARLTRLVDEVESLTEDYQNKKTEFDGHQANIKVYDDELTNIRRELLTVMQAETSMSARSLSMEENLQGLREQELEVKNILEQLENQSSAIQKNYKTVSEAFEKERQLQLSVVADVEALSANRVHLAADLENKTNELNEYKDRLNEVTSRLYGLEDLQNNFEGFQDGVKSVMLWQRQRLEPMTDAEREAQQSYVPISEIVEVPKEYELAMEAALGPRLQMILSSNTNSAVDAVSYLKDNKNGRSSFYSADALQAVASEKLEPLRADDRVKALLKDIVSVPAKHQEVIGRILDRVAVVESLVDAVELIKQNPGWTFVSTDGDVATADGMISGGAPEDASSGVLKRQREIKELKLSKDEWASKLALAQMTHKKTESTLKKMTEDLEQAQKDQTEKEIAVAKLKSELDRAEVEVKNAATAIDRQQSEVEKVVQKLSEKSEEYVTLQNHLEELREKKMSLEERSQKLTVDLEAAKAGVGSLQDTVTHLQIDVAKKTQEKEGFQREYDMLKASLDEVESRISRMSEETQRSIEFVSQNQILLEEKRLELEVSIRRVKDDEEVVARLRDEYEQKHTELVERQEQLSEQMAVKNQLQATMNEAQLQLQQAKMKESNLTEQIRERYQKELSEVYTQHLNREGDPSTAAEELKDYKEKIARIGEVNLSAIEEYDEISGRYEFLSKQYTDLVDAKDQLRKVIDRINRICSKRFKETFEAVNDRFQKVFPVLFGGGEARLILIEDPEKGEMGIDIVSRPPGKKAQSVTLLSGGEKALTAVSLIFSIFLVKPSPYCLLDEVDAPLDDANVMRFNELVKEMAKRSQIIVVTHNKYTMEVAEKLYGVTQEEKGVSKMVSVDLASHLNEAAQAELV